The DNA segment TATATTTAGCTTTCTATACATTTCATAATTTATAAAATGTGTGGACTCAAGATTATTATCTTTTTTAAAATTAAGTACAGCAATTTTCATTGTTTCACCATATATTCCATCATTTGTTCCCTTGTAATAGCCTTTTAATTTTAATCTTTTTTGTACTTCCAATACATCTCTTCCTCTATCTCCTGGTTTTAAAATTCTAAAACCGTCTCCAAAAATTCCATATTGTCCTTTATTTATAGTTACTCTAGTATTGTAATTTACTATATCATACAATTCCTCTATATCTCTATTATTCATCCTAATACACCCATGAGATGAATCTAGTCCAATAGATTTTGGTTTATTTGTTCCATGAATTCCATAAATACCCCATGGTACGTTTAGTCTCATCCAACGAGAGCCAAAACCACCACTCCATACTGCTTTTTCTACTATTCTAAAATTACCTAAAGGTGTGGGAGTATTTTCTTTGCCTGTAGCTACTGTATATTTTTTCAATACATCTTTAGTGTCTAAATCTATAACTTTTAGTTCTTTACTATCTATGTTAATAAGTATCCATAAATTATCATAGTCGGTATTATTATGATTATACACTTGATAATTTTCTATAATTTCCATCCCTACCTTATATGTAATTTTATTTCCTAATATTATTACAATAAGCAGACAAAAAATAGCTACTATGATATGGTATCCACCTTTAAACAATAAAATCCCTCCCGTATATAAAATATATGCAAGAGGGAAATATTTTATTTTATCCTGAATAATTTATTTGAATTTTTAAGAGTTTTGTCATAATAAACAATTTAATTGAATCCAAACAGCTTAAGCAATTTCTCCCAAAAATTCAAAGTCTCTTTTGGTTCTTCATCAGCTTTATCTATTTCTTCTATTTTAATAGGCTCTGTTTTAATTACAAATTGTACAGATTTTATATTATCATTCTTTTTTGAAACAAATGAAGTTGTTTTACTTTTATTACTAGTAATTTTTGATTGTATATTATCAATTTGATCATTAACTTCATTATCCATATTAGATGTCTCTTCT comes from the Senegalia massiliensis genome and includes:
- a CDS encoding L,D-transpeptidase family protein, with translation MFKGGYHIIVAIFCLLIVIILGNKITYKVGMEIIENYQVYNHNNTDYDNLWILINIDSKELKVIDLDTKDVLKKYTVATGKENTPTPLGNFRIVEKAVWSGGFGSRWMRLNVPWGIYGIHGTNKPKSIGLDSSHGCIRMNNRDIEELYDIVNYNTRVTINKGQYGIFGDGFRILKPGDRGRDVLEVQKRLKLKGYYKGTNDGIYGETMKIAVLNFKKDNNLESTHFINYEMYRKLNIILME